The nucleotide window TCGAAATAAATGACATGGTAGCTCCAGTATCGAATAGAACATAAACCGGTATGGAGTTTAGTAAAAAGATACCTGAAATCACATTCGGGTGAGACTTGGCTTCTTCGGATGTAATTTGGAACACCCTCCCTTTCGCTCTAGaaccctcttgcttcttatcttCTTTCTTTGACTCTTGCTGAAGTTTTGGGCATTCCGATTTAACATGCCCTTTTTCAAAACAATGAAAGCAAGTCTTCGGGTTGTTGGGACACTGATAAGACGAATGCCCTTCCTTACCACATTTATAACACCCTTTCTTGCCTAACAAGCATTCCCCCGTATGAAGTTTTCCACAAGTCTTGCACGGCATAATACCACTCTTCGACTTATCTTTTCTTCCTTGCTCTTGATACTTCCCCTTTTTGGTCGGGGTCGAACTTCCACCTTTTTCATTTGGTCTCTTTTCTCCACGTTCTTCTTGCCTCTTGATTTCGATTTCTCTATCCCGCGCTAGATTGATTAGCTCATCAAGAGTCTCACACTTCGAGGGAGTGATGAACTCCCTAAATTCTGCCTTTAATACCCCATAAAAGCGATTAATCTTCATCCTTTCAGTTTGCACAAACTCTccacaaaacttcatcttatccaagaAAATGTTCGATATCTCATTTATCGTTTCGTTTTTCTGTCGGAGGCGTAAGAAATCCTCTTGAATCTTATCAATGGCTGACTGAGGGCAGTGATATTTCATAAAAGGATCCTTAAACTCTTGCCAGGTCATCGTTTGGAGCCTTTCTTCGCCTATTTCCTTGCTATgcgcatcccaccaatctttcgcctGAAGGGTGAGTTGACCCGTGGCaaacatcacttgatcttctctATCACACCGGCTTCGTATAAACACCGCCTCCATGTTTGAAATCCATCTTTGGCATGCGATCGGATCAATTTTACCATCATACGTTGCAGGATTGCACGCCATGAAGTCTTTATACGTGCATCGTCGTTCCTTGCCTTTTCTTCTAGACCCCTCAATCAGTTCTTTCAATTCCTCGATCTTGCTAGTCATCATAGTGTCTACGACTCCCAAAACCCGGCT belongs to Helianthus annuus cultivar XRQ/B chromosome 5, HanXRQr2.0-SUNRISE, whole genome shotgun sequence and includes:
- the LOC110943672 gene encoding uncharacterized protein LOC110943672; this translates as MADARNVNEDDDPARQEAFNNRVTEVAEGVMQAHLPRLAQEVESRVLGVVDTMMTSKIEELKELIEGSRRKGKERRCTYKDFMACNPATYDGKIDPIACQRWISNMEAVFIRSRCDREDQVMFATGQLTLQAKDWWDAHSKEIGEERLQTMTWQEFKDPFMKYHCPQSAIDKIQEDFLRLRQKNETINEISNIFLDKMKFCGEFVQTERMKINRFYGVLKAEFREFITPSKCETLDELINLARDREIEIKRQEERGEKRPNEKGGSSTPTKKGKYQEQGRKDKSKSGIMPCKTCGKLHTGECLLGKKGCYKCGKEGHSSYQCPNNPKTCFHCFEKGHVKSECPKLQQESKKEDKKQEGSRAKGRVFQITSEEAKSHPNVISGIFLLNSIPVYVLFDTGATMSFISNEIIQHPSFKIERMPMPLEVEIADSKIYMLHEVCRNCKFIIEDEEFDIDLIPMVLGEFKMIVGMDWLARHHAEIDCENKVMLIQAPSGRKLSIQGERNVETKLCTLVQAFKYVLNGSRAYLAYVVDARQTLPKLEDVEIVNEFPEEFPGLPPERER